A single region of the Thermodesulfatator indicus DSM 15286 genome encodes:
- a CDS encoding sensor histidine kinase: MVEDAVGKLSLWKINLAFFIVLFGLLNLSFYLHHQEIEKFFVEHVRQDSYTLTEVIRLNVETGSLAEKIIKNILYHFLSNTVSFLDYLDSIEPLSPDELLGFIQENGLAGVLIERQNGEILSVPEGWLPEDIKCHNNLIYIKKYNLFMFCTENLSSLKRVVIGSRVENIKPFYEKISVEGIINRISKLPNVRSVEIIPHKIDQPKVSLYKKDFKIEIPFQNKTIIVYLKAKNLELLEKKLRERYLFLSISLSFVGLILTIIFYFFQKNYLENIRDYEKSLAQQKEEVALGRAAATLAHEIKNPINNISLALQRLTKEAKNLSQEELKLLELLNKSLLQSTKTIDSLLNYVRIEKNFNKEKVELSSLILEILDRYQLSLKDKKIKLYKDLEKVFVLGNRELLLQVLENLLLNALEAIKESGIIIISLKPQDKNVILTIKNSGELPPKDKLEEIFNPYITFKTKGTGLGLALVKKIIKAHDGEVYAEITNDNLFKIEIHLPRISNEDTHS; encoded by the coding sequence ATGGTGGAGGACGCGGTAGGTAAACTTTCTTTATGGAAAATCAATCTGGCTTTTTTCATTGTGTTATTTGGCCTTTTAAATCTATCTTTTTATCTTCATCACCAAGAAATAGAAAAATTTTTTGTAGAACACGTACGCCAAGATTCTTATACACTTACAGAAGTAATTCGTCTCAATGTGGAAACAGGATCATTGGCCGAAAAAATAATAAAAAACATTCTTTATCATTTTCTTTCTAATACTGTTTCCTTTCTTGATTATCTCGATTCTATAGAACCTTTATCTCCTGACGAACTATTAGGTTTTATTCAAGAAAACGGACTTGCTGGAGTTCTTATTGAAAGACAAAATGGAGAAATTCTTTCCGTACCTGAAGGATGGTTACCAGAAGACATCAAGTGTCATAACAATTTGATTTATATCAAAAAATATAATCTATTTATGTTTTGTACAGAAAATTTATCTTCTCTAAAAAGAGTTGTAATAGGTTCCAGGGTTGAAAATATTAAGCCATTTTATGAAAAAATATCAGTTGAGGGTATTATCAATCGTATCTCCAAGCTTCCTAATGTCCGTTCCGTGGAAATTATCCCTCATAAAATAGATCAGCCAAAAGTCTCTCTTTACAAGAAAGACTTTAAAATAGAAATACCATTTCAAAATAAAACTATAATTGTTTACTTAAAAGCCAAAAACTTAGAACTTTTAGAAAAAAAACTTAGAGAACGTTACTTATTTTTGTCAATTAGTCTTTCCTTTGTCGGTTTAATATTGACTATTATCTTTTATTTCTTCCAAAAAAATTATTTAGAAAACATTAGAGACTACGAAAAGAGCCTTGCCCAACAGAAAGAAGAAGTAGCCCTTGGAAGAGCAGCAGCAACTCTTGCCCATGAAATTAAAAATCCCATTAACAACATATCTTTAGCTTTACAAAGGTTAACAAAAGAAGCGAAAAACTTATCTCAAGAAGAACTTAAGCTATTAGAACTACTAAACAAGTCTCTTTTACAATCAACTAAAACAATAGATTCTTTACTAAACTATGTACGGATTGAGAAGAATTTTAATAAAGAAAAAGTAGAACTATCCTCTCTTATTTTAGAAATCCTTGATCGCTATCAATTATCCTTAAAAGACAAGAAAATAAAACTATATAAAGATTTAGAAAAAGTATTTGTTCTGGGGAATAGGGAGTTATTATTACAAGTTTTAGAAAATTTGCTTTTAAACGCTTTAGAAGCTATAAAAGAAAGTGGTATCATAATAATTTCTCTTAAACCACAAGATAAAAATGTCATTCTAACTATAAAAAATTCAGGAGAATTACCACCTAAAGATAAACTTGAGGAAATTTTTAATCCTTACATCACTTTTAAAACAAAAGGAACGGGGTTAGGTCTAGCTTTAGTTAAAAAAATTATCAAAGCTCATGATGGAGAGGTTTACGCTGAAATCACCAATGATAATCTTTTTAAGATAGAAATTCACTTACCGAGGATATCCAATGAAGATACTCATAGTTGA
- a CDS encoding DUF1614 domain-containing protein, which produces MIFSPFAILFFFLFLFLLFLLFIFVHIGLITIAASKLGLTAGQVFIFLFGSLIGSNINIPVKKIRRDRELYPEEVEVTFFGIRYVIPRVREPSYTIIAVNVGGCVIPVFVSLYLMVQNGLFISPLIATAIVAFICYKLARPVPGIGIAIPMFIPPLAAALIALVISPDKAPVVAYISGTLGTLIGADILHLRDINRLKAPVASIGGAGTFDGIFLTGIIAVILA; this is translated from the coding sequence ATGATATTTAGCCCTTTTGCTATCTTATTTTTCTTTCTTTTTCTTTTCTTACTCTTTTTATTGTTTATTTTCGTCCATATTGGCCTAATAACAATAGCGGCCAGCAAACTTGGTTTAACGGCTGGCCAAGTATTTATTTTTTTATTCGGTTCGCTAATAGGTAGCAATATAAATATTCCCGTTAAAAAAATTAGAAGGGACCGTGAGCTTTATCCTGAAGAAGTAGAGGTTACCTTTTTCGGCATACGCTATGTAATTCCTCGGGTAAGAGAGCCAAGTTATACGATAATAGCTGTAAACGTTGGTGGATGCGTAATCCCCGTTTTTGTCTCTTTATATCTCATGGTACAAAATGGTCTTTTTATCAGTCCACTTATAGCCACCGCTATAGTGGCTTTTATATGTTACAAACTAGCCCGTCCTGTACCAGGCATAGGAATAGCTATCCCCATGTTTATCCCACCGTTAGCCGCTGCTCTTATAGCCCTGGTTATTTCCCCAGACAAAGCCCCGGTAGTTGCTTATATTTCAGGAACGCTTGGCACCCTCATTGGCGCGGACATCTTGCATCTAAGGGATATAAACCGCCTCAAAGCCCCGGTGGCTTCCATTGGCGGCGCAGGGACCTTTGACGGCATCTTTCTCACGGGAATTATCGCCGTAATTTTGGCGTAA
- the tsaE gene encoding tRNA (adenosine(37)-N6)-threonylcarbamoyltransferase complex ATPase subunit type 1 TsaE, whose translation MASFRTKSPEETERLAEELGQKLSRGNVIFLFGDLGAGKTTFVKGLARGLGVPKDYYVQSPTFAIINEYPGRVPLYHVDLYRLEPEDVYDLGLEELAEQGVLVIEWSERLPFFFDKAIKVYFEIIGPSERLITIEDKNDI comes from the coding sequence TTGGCCAGTTTTAGAACAAAAAGCCCTGAAGAAACAGAACGCCTGGCTGAAGAACTGGGGCAAAAGCTATCTCGTGGGAATGTAATCTTTCTTTTTGGTGATCTTGGAGCAGGAAAAACCACCTTTGTTAAAGGATTGGCGCGGGGTCTTGGAGTGCCTAAAGATTATTATGTCCAGAGCCCAACTTTTGCTATTATAAATGAGTATCCTGGGCGTGTTCCCCTTTATCATGTGGACCTTTATCGTCTCGAGCCTGAAGATGTTTACGATTTAGGCCTTGAAGAACTGGCTGAACAAGGTGTTCTGGTGATAGAATGGAGTGAAAGACTTCCTTTTTTCTTTGACAAAGCCATTAAAGTTTACTTTGAAATAATAGGCCCCAGTGAAAGACTTATAACAATAGAGGATAAAAATGATATTTAG
- a CDS encoding bifunctional ADP-dependent NAD(P)H-hydrate dehydratase/NAD(P)H-hydrate epimerase, whose amino-acid sequence MNLVYAREMQALDRYTIEEFGVPGLVLMENAGRGTAELILEYFRPSLSQGALIICGPGNNGGDGFVIARHLAQKGFPVKVFCLAPFEKFKGDALVNLQIIKKMEIPLFLVNNDISVLKQEIKASGLIVDAIFGTGLEREVKGHFAAAIEAINQSEKPVVAVDIPSGLSADLGRPLGIAVKASLTATMALPKVGQVIYPGRHYVGELKIVDISMPKRVIAELAPPRFLLNESWAANHLKPRGPDSHKGTYGHVAVLAGSSGKTGAAILTCLGALRGGAGLVTLICPKSLNHIFETTLTEAMTFPLEEETDIQSLSYQAFDKIISFCRDKKAVAIGPGFGIHRETFELVHRLVAHLDIPAVIDADAITALAGEVFHLRRAQAPRILTPHPGELARLLDISKEKIQENRLEIARLAAKETESIVVLKGAATVVASPDGREAVNYSGNPGLATGGTGDVLTGLITALLAQGYEPFIAASLGVYLHGLSADILAKRKGPFGFVAKEVAETLPNAIKEIMVRKNLGQF is encoded by the coding sequence ATGAATCTAGTCTACGCCCGTGAAATGCAGGCCCTTGACCGCTACACCATTGAAGAGTTTGGCGTCCCCGGCCTGGTTCTTATGGAAAATGCCGGTCGAGGAACAGCCGAATTAATTCTTGAATATTTTAGGCCCTCTCTTTCTCAAGGTGCCCTAATTATTTGTGGGCCGGGTAATAACGGTGGAGACGGCTTTGTTATCGCAAGGCACCTTGCCCAAAAGGGCTTTCCGGTAAAGGTATTTTGCCTGGCACCTTTTGAAAAGTTTAAAGGAGATGCCCTCGTCAACCTTCAAATAATAAAAAAAATGGAAATCCCTTTATTTTTGGTAAACAACGATATTTCTGTATTGAAACAAGAAATAAAGGCCTCGGGCCTGATAGTTGACGCTATCTTTGGCACCGGCCTTGAGCGCGAAGTAAAAGGCCATTTTGCCGCTGCTATTGAGGCTATAAATCAGAGCGAAAAACCCGTAGTAGCTGTGGATATCCCCTCGGGCCTTTCGGCAGACCTGGGAAGGCCTTTAGGAATTGCCGTAAAAGCCTCGCTTACCGCCACTATGGCCCTTCCCAAAGTAGGCCAGGTGATTTATCCCGGCCGCCATTACGTAGGTGAGCTTAAAATAGTTGATATTTCCATGCCCAAAAGGGTTATAGCCGAACTTGCTCCCCCGCGTTTTTTATTGAATGAGAGCTGGGCGGCCAATCACTTAAAGCCGAGAGGGCCTGACTCCCACAAAGGGACTTACGGCCATGTGGCTGTATTGGCCGGTTCTTCTGGTAAAACAGGCGCGGCCATACTCACCTGCCTTGGGGCTTTAAGGGGAGGAGCAGGCCTGGTTACGCTGATATGCCCTAAAAGCCTTAATCACATTTTTGAAACTACTCTTACCGAAGCCATGACCTTTCCCTTAGAAGAAGAAACCGATATTCAAAGCCTTTCTTACCAGGCCTTTGATAAAATTATCTCCTTTTGCCGGGACAAGAAAGCCGTGGCCATAGGGCCTGGGTTTGGCATCCATCGGGAAACCTTTGAATTAGTTCATAGGTTGGTAGCTCACCTTGATATCCCCGCGGTAATAGACGCTGACGCTATTACGGCCCTAGCCGGAGAAGTCTTTCACCTACGTCGGGCCCAGGCCCCTCGCATTTTAACGCCTCATCCGGGAGAGCTTGCCAGACTCCTTGATATTTCTAAAGAAAAAATACAGGAAAATCGCCTTGAAATAGCTCGTCTGGCCGCCAAGGAAACAGAAAGCATTGTTGTCCTTAAAGGTGCTGCCACGGTAGTGGCAAGCCCAGATGGTCGGGAAGCGGTTAACTACTCGGGTAATCCTGGGCTTGCTACCGGAGGAACAGGTGATGTTTTAACCGGCCTCATAACAGCTTTATTAGCCCAGGGCTATGAACCTTTTATAGCTGCCTCTCTAGGAGTTTATTTACATGGGCTTTCCGCTGATATTCTTGCTAAACGTAAAGGGCCGTTTGGGTTTGTAGCTAAAGAAGTAGCGGAAACTTTGCCCAATGCCATCAAAGAAATAATGGTGAGGAAAAACCTTGGCCAGTTTTAG
- the tilS gene encoding tRNA lysidine(34) synthetase TilS — MSKLIRKVRRDIERFGLLSGGERVLLAVSGGPDSMALLHVLLALKDELELDLFVAYYDHRLRKESLKEALFVKSYAEKLGLPFILAAAPVKLYAKREKISLEAAGRELRYRFFERIAEEYELNRVALAHQADDLAEEVLLRFIRGAGRRGLAGIPVKRGGIFIRPLLMVSREEIEDFLKKENIPYIEDPSNEDPRFLRNRVRHLLIPFLEKHFHKNVKGCLKRTALLVAEEEEFLGCLALEKLQKHGRREAGAFHLSVRGLVNVPLVLRRRMYLEALKAIGVPLFRIRLSHIEQIESLLTGKTRGNINLPGGFIARREPGRLVFKKIEAPVKPFREEISGTGEYILPNKIVLRVYYARAEEAPKGALVLDPQKIEFPLIVRSAIPGDRIRLAGLSGRKKLKKIFWEHGLTHDERRLWPVIEKDGQIIGIPGLAIAENLGPKDKNQKALVIEFSFTK; from the coding sequence ATGTCAAAACTCATTCGTAAGGTCAGGCGAGATATAGAAAGATTTGGCCTTCTCTCTGGTGGGGAGCGAGTACTCTTAGCGGTCTCAGGCGGGCCAGATTCTATGGCCTTACTTCACGTACTTTTGGCCTTAAAAGATGAACTTGAACTCGACCTTTTCGTGGCCTATTATGACCACCGCTTGCGCAAAGAATCCTTAAAGGAAGCCCTATTTGTCAAATCATACGCAGAAAAACTAGGACTTCCATTTATTTTAGCAGCAGCTCCTGTAAAGCTTTATGCCAAAAGGGAAAAGATCTCGCTTGAAGCAGCCGGGCGAGAACTTAGGTATCGCTTTTTTGAAAGAATTGCCGAGGAATATGAGTTAAATAGAGTAGCCCTTGCCCACCAGGCTGACGACTTAGCCGAAGAAGTACTTCTTCGCTTTATAAGAGGGGCTGGTAGGCGTGGGCTTGCTGGTATCCCGGTTAAAAGGGGAGGCATTTTTATAAGGCCTCTTCTCATGGTTTCTCGCGAAGAAATAGAAGATTTCCTCAAAAAAGAAAATATTCCTTATATAGAAGACCCTAGTAATGAGGATCCTCGCTTTTTAAGAAATCGGGTTCGACATTTGCTTATCCCTTTTCTTGAAAAACACTTTCACAAAAATGTAAAAGGATGCCTTAAACGGACGGCCCTTCTGGTAGCTGAAGAAGAAGAATTCTTAGGTTGCTTAGCCCTTGAAAAGCTACAAAAGCACGGCCGAAGAGAAGCCGGTGCTTTCCATTTAAGTGTAAGAGGACTTGTTAATGTGCCTTTGGTACTTAGAAGGCGCATGTATCTTGAAGCGTTAAAGGCTATAGGGGTACCGCTTTTCCGCATAAGATTAAGCCACATAGAACAAATTGAATCCCTTCTTACTGGCAAAACCCGAGGAAACATTAACTTGCCCGGTGGCTTTATCGCCAGACGAGAGCCTGGAAGGCTTGTTTTCAAAAAAATAGAAGCCCCTGTTAAGCCTTTTAGGGAAGAAATTTCGGGGACAGGCGAATACATTCTTCCTAATAAAATTGTCCTTCGGGTTTACTACGCCCGAGCAGAGGAAGCCCCTAAAGGGGCCCTTGTGCTTGACCCTCAAAAAATTGAATTTCCGTTGATAGTGCGCTCAGCCATACCAGGTGACCGCATTAGGCTTGCTGGACTTTCTGGCCGTAAGAAACTAAAAAAAATTTTTTGGGAGCACGGACTCACCCATGATGAACGTCGCCTATGGCCAGTTATTGAAAAAGACGGCCAGATTATCGGCATCCCTGGGCTGGCAATAGCGGAAAACTTAGGGCCTAAAGACAAAAATCAAAAAGCTCTGGTAATAGAATTTTCTTTCACAAAATAA
- the cbiB gene encoding adenosylcobinamide-phosphate synthase CbiB, whose product MVNLPTPLIILLAFVLDLLFADPQVRWHPVRVIGQVAEFFCRFFYSLGRLGGLLTLLFTSIVFVGGVSFTVCLFPPLEILWLYFFIAPTSLQKEVLKVAEALQENISLARKRLSFLVGRETKNLDTSQCVRAAVETLAENFTDALVGPLFWYMVGGIYGVAFYKVCETLDSMYGYKTKKWLRFGYFSAKFDDILNFLPARLAGLFIVLASGLTGQNLWRAFRTMLADAHKHDSPNSGYTEAAMAGALGIELGGPVVYQGQFFEKERFGKPLREREVSDIFLAGKIIRLATFLIVATIVFLEVFLWKLGYPNLIELIMNELKGALIT is encoded by the coding sequence ATGGTTAATTTACCAACACCATTAATTATATTGCTAGCCTTTGTTCTCGATTTATTATTCGCAGACCCTCAGGTGCGCTGGCATCCTGTACGTGTGATAGGTCAAGTAGCCGAATTTTTTTGTCGTTTTTTCTATTCGCTGGGAAGACTTGGCGGCCTTCTCACTTTATTGTTTACCAGCATCGTTTTTGTAGGGGGGGTGTCTTTCACCGTTTGTCTTTTTCCACCTTTGGAAATCCTTTGGCTTTATTTTTTTATAGCCCCCACTTCCCTTCAAAAAGAGGTACTGAAAGTGGCTGAAGCCTTACAAGAGAACATCTCTTTGGCCAGAAAGAGGCTTTCTTTTTTAGTGGGGAGGGAAACTAAAAACCTTGATACATCTCAATGTGTGCGGGCTGCAGTAGAAACACTTGCAGAAAATTTCACCGATGCCCTGGTAGGCCCGCTTTTCTGGTATATGGTGGGCGGTATTTATGGGGTAGCCTTTTACAAAGTTTGTGAGACTCTTGATTCCATGTATGGTTACAAGACCAAAAAGTGGCTTAGATTCGGCTACTTCTCCGCTAAGTTTGACGATATTCTTAATTTTTTGCCAGCCCGATTGGCAGGCCTTTTTATTGTATTAGCTTCAGGTCTTACAGGGCAAAATTTATGGCGAGCTTTTAGGACCATGCTGGCTGATGCTCATAAACATGATTCCCCTAATTCGGGCTACACTGAGGCCGCTATGGCCGGAGCACTGGGCATAGAATTGGGTGGCCCGGTGGTTTACCAGGGGCAATTTTTTGAAAAAGAGCGTTTTGGAAAACCTTTGCGTGAGAGGGAAGTTTCAGATATCTTTTTGGCCGGTAAAATCATAAGATTGGCTACTTTTTTAATAGTGGCCACTATAGTCTTTCTGGAGGTATTTTTATGGAAATTAGGTTACCCAAACTTAATCGAGCTGATTATGAACGAGCTCAAAGGCGCCTTGATAACTTAA
- the cobT gene encoding nicotinate-nucleotide--dimethylbenzimidazole phosphoribosyltransferase: MEIRLPKLNRADYERAQRRLDNLTKPRGSLGYLEELAKQYVYITGELFPSLPLKKHVYVFAGDHGVVEEGVSAYPQEVTKQMIYNFLAGGAGINVIARQAGAEVFVVDVGVAGEVEAEGLIKRKVCPGTKNFLKEPAMTRKEAETALQVGFDLATQAAEEGVKLLIPGEMGIGNTTPSAAVICAILDEKPEDIVGRGTGIDDQALQHKREVVAKALSRYQFKDPIDVLAKVGGAEIGAIAGLFLGGASRRVPVIIDGFISLAGYTIAQALAPEIKDFVFLGHCSEEKGAAKVVKKLGLRPIVDLSLRLGEGTGACLASIIVETALRILTEMATFDDAGVTKGNEFEE, translated from the coding sequence ATGGAAATTAGGTTACCCAAACTTAATCGAGCTGATTATGAACGAGCTCAAAGGCGCCTTGATAACTTAACCAAGCCTCGAGGAAGCCTTGGATACCTGGAAGAACTTGCCAAACAATATGTTTACATTACAGGGGAGCTTTTCCCTTCTCTACCTTTGAAAAAGCATGTTTATGTTTTTGCTGGGGACCACGGTGTAGTGGAAGAAGGAGTTAGTGCCTATCCTCAGGAAGTTACCAAACAGATGATATATAATTTTTTGGCTGGTGGGGCAGGTATAAACGTTATTGCCCGGCAGGCTGGAGCTGAAGTCTTTGTGGTAGATGTTGGTGTCGCTGGTGAAGTCGAGGCCGAAGGTTTGATTAAACGCAAGGTTTGCCCTGGCACCAAGAATTTTCTGAAAGAGCCGGCTATGACTCGCAAAGAAGCTGAAACCGCCTTGCAGGTAGGTTTTGATCTGGCCACTCAGGCAGCCGAAGAGGGAGTTAAACTTCTTATCCCCGGAGAGATGGGAATTGGAAATACCACGCCTTCGGCGGCGGTAATATGCGCTATTCTTGATGAAAAGCCAGAAGACATCGTGGGCCGTGGCACGGGCATTGATGATCAGGCCTTACAACACAAGCGCGAAGTGGTGGCTAAGGCCCTTTCCCGTTATCAATTCAAAGATCCTATAGACGTCCTAGCCAAGGTAGGAGGAGCTGAAATTGGAGCCATAGCCGGACTTTTTCTGGGCGGGGCCTCAAGAAGGGTACCAGTTATCATAGACGGCTTTATATCTCTTGCCGGCTATACTATTGCTCAGGCCCTGGCCCCAGAGATAAAGGATTTTGTCTTCCTAGGCCATTGTTCTGAGGAAAAGGGAGCAGCAAAAGTTGTTAAAAAGCTGGGTTTAAGGCCCATTGTTGACCTCAGTCTCAGGCTAGGGGAGGGCACGGGGGCCTGCCTGGCGAGCATTATTGTTGAAACAGCCCTTAGAATACTTACAGAAATGGCCACTTTTGATGATGCAGGCGTCACCAAAGGGAATGAGTTTGAAGAATAA
- a CDS encoding adenosylcobinamide-GDP ribazoletransferase produces the protein MLKKEWQAFLSAVSFFTRIPLTPKEFSLELGVFYLPLIGLFLGGLFFLLALLLISYLPSVYLALLLMAIKYYLADFFHFDGLLDWADAMAAGGDISRRLEVLKKPEIGVGAFLFGFFFLLGEFLLTKDLLEKGLLLVILWMPVAGRLASSLIALFLEPAKKEGLGFLFLSGSRKRLWLSHIFGLPLFCLYPLPTLAVLLLVLCLRFSFRKNFGGLSGDLLGATLMLAEWIFVAVSLISTKIPA, from the coding sequence ATGCTTAAAAAAGAATGGCAGGCTTTTCTTTCAGCGGTATCCTTTTTTACCAGGATACCGCTTACTCCTAAAGAGTTTTCTCTGGAACTCGGCGTTTTTTATTTGCCCTTGATTGGCCTTTTTCTAGGAGGCCTTTTTTTTCTCTTGGCCTTATTGCTTATATCTTATCTTCCTTCGGTTTATCTGGCGCTTCTTCTTATGGCTATAAAGTATTACCTAGCAGATTTTTTTCACTTTGACGGCCTTCTTGACTGGGCAGACGCCATGGCCGCAGGAGGTGATATCTCCCGTAGGCTTGAGGTCTTAAAAAAGCCAGAAATTGGAGTTGGAGCCTTTTTGTTTGGTTTTTTCTTCCTGCTTGGAGAATTTTTACTAACTAAAGATTTACTGGAAAAAGGACTTTTGTTAGTCATTTTGTGGATGCCTGTTGCCGGAAGGCTTGCCTCTTCTCTTATAGCCCTTTTCCTTGAACCTGCCAAAAAAGAAGGGCTGGGCTTTCTTTTTCTATCTGGCTCAAGAAAGCGATTGTGGCTGAGCCATATTTTTGGGCTTCCGCTCTTTTGCCTTTACCCTTTGCCAACTCTGGCTGTGTTACTTCTTGTTCTCTGTCTGCGTTTCTCTTTTCGTAAAAACTTTGGCGGCTTAAGTGGAGATCTTCTCGGTGCCACCTTGATGCTAGCTGAATGGATTTTTGTAGCTGTATCTCTTATTTCTACCAAGATTCCCGCTTAA
- a CDS encoding archaemetzincin yields MNKPFMLLVPFGKVSGPWLEELIKELAETFHSQVELTRPLSYPPSAFCFKRRRFFAHLLIDFLREKAGPVDFVIGLTDAELYSVNYNSVISESHFQARAAVVSVNKLRDFLFGERPEELFLERVFKEILRSFGHMLGLGPCFNPRCVMYPSLSLVETDLKSSSFCPDCSLKLRLRFGDIPILRKAA; encoded by the coding sequence ATGAATAAGCCGTTCATGCTGCTGGTACCTTTTGGAAAGGTTTCAGGCCCCTGGCTTGAAGAGCTTATTAAAGAACTTGCGGAGACTTTTCACTCCCAGGTAGAGCTAACAAGACCTCTTTCTTATCCTCCATCAGCTTTCTGTTTTAAGAGGCGTCGTTTTTTTGCTCACCTTCTTATTGATTTTTTGCGGGAAAAGGCAGGGCCGGTAGATTTTGTAATAGGCTTAACTGATGCGGAACTTTATAGCGTAAACTACAATTCTGTTATCTCAGAAAGCCATTTTCAGGCCAGAGCAGCGGTGGTTTCTGTTAACAAATTGCGAGATTTTCTTTTTGGTGAACGCCCAGAAGAGCTTTTTTTAGAGCGAGTTTTTAAAGAAATTTTAAGGTCTTTTGGGCATATGCTCGGGCTTGGGCCCTGTTTTAATCCTCGCTGTGTAATGTATCCTTCTTTAAGCCTGGTAGAGACTGATCTTAAAAGTAGTTCTTTTTGTCCTGATTGTTCTTTGAAGTTGCGTCTCCGCTTTGGAGATATTCCAATTTTGAGGAAAGCAGCTTGA
- the murI gene encoding glutamate racemase yields the protein MIGVFDSGIGGLTIVREILRKLPGYRIIYFGDTARTPYGTKSPETIISYAIQDAEFLLEYGAKIIVVACHSASSVATEALRERFPDVPIFEVVSPSVKKALAVTTKKIIGVIGTRATISSGIYQRKIAAIDPEVKVYGNACPLLVPLVEEGWLKKPETRRIVKKCLIPLKIRGIDTLVLGCTHYPLLKPVIQAKAGRRVRLVDPAEEVAIEVAEFLKANPRFEEKLSRGDEPLIYVSDLTEAFERVARLFMGRRITLLKADCEMSHIIKPHITKTG from the coding sequence TTGATAGGCGTTTTTGATTCAGGCATTGGTGGATTGACCATTGTCAGGGAAATTTTGCGCAAGCTCCCTGGTTACCGAATAATTTATTTTGGTGATACTGCTCGCACTCCTTATGGTACTAAAAGCCCTGAAACTATTATCTCTTACGCTATTCAGGATGCCGAGTTCCTTTTGGAATATGGAGCCAAGATTATCGTGGTGGCTTGTCACTCAGCCTCAAGTGTAGCCACCGAGGCGTTGCGCGAGCGTTTTCCCGATGTACCTATTTTTGAAGTGGTATCTCCTTCGGTAAAAAAGGCCCTGGCCGTTACCACCAAAAAGATTATCGGGGTAATAGGCACAAGAGCTACTATTTCGAGCGGCATATACCAGCGGAAAATTGCAGCCATTGATCCTGAGGTAAAAGTTTACGGAAATGCGTGTCCTCTTTTAGTGCCCTTAGTGGAAGAGGGATGGCTTAAAAAGCCTGAGACTAGACGCATTGTCAAAAAATGTCTTATCCCCCTTAAAATACGAGGCATTGATACCTTGGTTTTGGGTTGCACTCACTATCCGTTGCTCAAACCAGTTATTCAAGCCAAGGCTGGCCGTAGGGTAAGGCTGGTTGATCCTGCCGAAGAGGTTGCTATCGAGGTAGCTGAATTTCTAAAGGCTAATCCTCGTTTTGAGGAAAAACTTTCTCGTGGAGATGAGCCTCTCATCTATGTTTCTGATTTAACCGAGGCCTTTGAAAGAGTGGCGAGACTTTTTATGGGGCGAAGAATTACCCTTCTCAAGGCTGACTGTGAAATGTCCCATATAATAAAACCGCATATAACCAAAACAGGTTAA
- a CDS encoding flavin reductase family protein translates to MGLQSIITKYIPQGVFVVTVREGKIINGMTAAWVGQVSFRPKLLSVSIAPQRYTYDLIKSSGIFCINVLGEGQLELAKHFGFKSGREVNKFEGIDYMSALNGSPVLKDAIAYFECKVFSTCDAGDHVLFIGEVIDHAVLKEGVEPLIFRWDDFFGGRG, encoded by the coding sequence ATGGGATTGCAATCAATAATTACCAAATATATTCCACAAGGAGTCTTTGTTGTAACCGTTAGAGAGGGAAAAATAATAAACGGTATGACTGCGGCTTGGGTGGGCCAGGTGTCTTTTAGGCCCAAACTTTTATCTGTATCTATAGCCCCTCAACGTTACACCTATGACCTTATCAAAAGCTCTGGTATTTTTTGTATAAATGTCCTTGGGGAAGGGCAACTTGAGCTTGCTAAACACTTTGGCTTTAAGAGTGGGCGTGAAGTAAACAAGTTCGAAGGAATTGATTACATGTCAGCGCTTAATGGTTCTCCGGTTTTAAAAGACGCCATAGCCTATTTTGAATGTAAGGTGTTTTCTACCTGTGATGCCGGGGATCATGTCCTTTTTATTGGGGAAGTTATAGACCATGCTGTTTTGAAAGAAGGGGTAGAGCCTCTCATATTTCGTTGGGATGACTTTTTCGGAGGTAGAGGGTAA